A region of the Bacillus sp. NP247 genome:
TCCCCGTAAATCAGCGAGTGTACTGGATCTTTTCTCTTGCTGTGTACAAGGGTTAATCCCATATGGTGCTCAAATGTTAACAGCGGCAGGATTTGCTGCGTTATCTCCGGTCGAATTGTTACCATATGCATTTTATCCAATTTTAGTTGGAGTATGTGGAATCATTTCTATATTAATTGGTTTCCCGAGGTTTTCTAAAGTGGCGGAAAAAAAAGAGTATCATAAAACTGCATAGCATAAAGAGACATTTATTATTAGCAGTTGAAAACGCTCGGAGAATATTCTCTGAGCGTTTTTTATTATTTATAAATCCTTTTTCAAATAGTAGTGCTTATAATCTCTTCCTACGTTATCGAGGATACCATACTCTTTATAACCGTATTTTTTATAGAAATCTAATGCTTGAAAGCTTAAAGTGTCAACTTTAATAAAATCACAATTTCTTTCTAAAGCGATTTTTTCTACTTCTAATAACAGTTTAGTTCCATACCCTAATGCACGTATATCTTCATCCATGATAAAAGAGTGAATCTCTAACCAATTCCAACAGACTTCACCTAATATCCCCCCGCGTATTTTACCATTTTCATCTTTAAGAAATAAATGAATCTCTAAGTATCTGTCTCTTAAATCAGATGGAAAGTGCTTTAAATTATATTCATAAAGCTGATTGTTTATATGTTTTTTAGCGTCGGTATTGATTTCTTTCGTAATGTGTAAATTCATGATATATCCCCTTTAATTTAAATATAACTTTCTGATTTATTTTAACATAATTTTCTTAATATTTTTTTAATGTAATTTAATAAAAGTTTGTACGTATTGCTAATTTTTTTGACGCGCAAGTTGAGATTCTCATTCGTTATTGAATAAGAATTTTTCTGTATCTATACGCATCGCATACATGTTCGTTTTGCAAAAGGCTGAATGCAACTCGGTCTTAAGTCTGAGTCGAAAACAGTTCTTAAGCTCGTTATGGAAATATGAAAAAATAGTTAAGATAAGAGTATCAAATCGAAGGGAGGCAAGCACAAGATGAAACAATTTCTAGCGTTTATCGCAGCCGGTATTTTGGCTTTAATTGCTCTTGGTAGTCTTGCTGGTATTGTAGGATTCGCCATTGGAGCAGGAGTTGTGTACTGGAGCTATAAATCATTTGTGCGAGCTAAATCATTCTTTGGAAAGTTAGCTTGGGGTATTGTTGGTTTAATCGGTTTGTCCATTGCACTTTCTCATTCCCCAGCATTAATCGGTATCGCAGCATTAGTAGTTTTATACTACGGTTACCGTGAGTGGAAAAAAGAAAAAAATGTAGTTGTTGATTCTGCTCCAGAAAGTTCTAAAGCATATAGCAACTTTGAAGATGAGTGGAACAAGTTAATGAAAAACTAATATAAAATGAATCAAATCAAATTATAAAGTAGAAGAGAGGAAGATTATAATGAAACAATCTTTATTCGGACGTGTACGCGATGCAATTTTAGCTGATTTTCATAATGTGTTAGATGAGAAAGAAAGAAAAAATCCAATTGCTATGTTAAACCAATATTTACGCGACAGTGAGCGTGAAATAACAAAAATTGAGAAGTTAATT
Encoded here:
- a CDS encoding N-acetyltransferase gives rise to the protein MNLHITKEINTDAKKHINNQLYEYNLKHFPSDLRDRYLEIHLFLKDENGKIRGGILGEVCWNWLEIHSFIMDEDIRALGYGTKLLLEVEKIALERNCDFIKVDTLSFQALDFYKKYGYKEYGILDNVGRDYKHYYLKKDL
- a CDS encoding flagellar basal body rod protein; protein product: MKQFLAFIAAGILALIALGSLAGIVGFAIGAGVVYWSYKSFVRAKSFFGKLAWGIVGLIGLSIALSHSPALIGIAALVVLYYGYREWKKEKNVVVDSAPESSKAYSNFEDEWNKLMKN